In Malania oleifera isolate guangnan ecotype guangnan chromosome 8, ASM2987363v1, whole genome shotgun sequence, a single window of DNA contains:
- the LOC131161580 gene encoding uncharacterized protein LOC131161580 — protein sequence MDEVVEEIGEENVVQVVTDNEAAMKAGGKLLMQKRPNLYWTACAAHCIDLILEDIGKKSNVKKVLEDARTITSFIYNHTWTVNFMKKFTNNRELLRPAITRFATNFIALETIVRHKQALREMFTSDAWKNSRFGMAKSGPAYDSKKIILGKEFWQKASDIIKVQEPLVKVLKLVDGDEKPTMGFIYEAIDRAKLAIQKDCRFYKDYWKIIDNRWSFQLHQDLHAAGYFLNPQFLYGAPPSPEVAREVMDGVKKVITKLVPDIDTQIRAINQVSIGSIKLNNELF from the exons atggatgaggtggttgaagaaattggagaggagaatgttgtccaagtagtgactgataatgaagctgcaatgaaggcaggaggaaaattattaatgcagaagaggcccaatctctattggacagcatgtgcagctcattgcatagaccttattcttgaagatattggtaagaaaagtaacgtgaagaaggtcttagaagatgcaagaacaataacctcatttatttacaaccacacatggacagtgaatttcatgaagaaattcacaaataatagagagttacttcgccctgccatcactcgatttgccacaaatttcattgctttggagactattgtcaggcataaacaagcactaagggaaatgtttacatctgatgcttggaaaaactcaaggtttggaatggcaaaatcaggcccagcatatgattcaaagaaaattatcttaggcaaagagttttggcaaaaggcctctgatataattaaagtgcaagaacccttggtgaaagttcttaaattggttgatggtgatgaaaaaccaaccatgggcttcatatacgaggcaattgatagggcgaagttggccattcaaaaagattgccggttttacaaagactattggaaaattattgacaaccggtggagttttcagttgcaccaagatttgcacgctgctg ggtattttttgaacccacaatttctttatggtgccccaccctctcctgaagttgctagagaagtcatggatggagttaaaaaagtgataaccaagttggtacccgatatagatactcaaattcgggctattaatcaagtaagtattggttccattaaattgaataatgaattgttctag